A stretch of the Rosa rugosa chromosome 5, drRosRugo1.1, whole genome shotgun sequence genome encodes the following:
- the LOC133708733 gene encoding uncharacterized protein LOC133708733, with protein sequence MAKAGSTLFLEDWLRSVSGYGNSFSSRNYSASSARAIIQAWAELRDSLQHQSFQSHHLQSLKTLVNSQTSLHVAEPQAKLLLSILSSPNLCLPHESYTLFLRLLYIWVRKSARPSSVLVDSAVEVLSNLFSSTQYESKKSPGLFSEGVLLLGSFSFAPSASENSKTVCLELLCRLLGEEYQVLGSFSGLIPEVLAGIGYALSSSKSVHFVTILDFVLSIWGKESGPQGTVSHGLMVLHLMEWVLSGLSNFRSVEKINTLCREALETSKPNYVPFAVVMTAAGVLRALNRSVVRGLALDTISKLRMSAEDRIESVARELISIMRGFTSLSYDHTDSLLLQCVAVALARSGVVSSREPLFICLASALLTQIFPLRRLYMKVWESMHSSSAVLRINEVKEHLESMTFKEAGAITGVFCNLYVSVDEKSQYIVENLIWDYCQRIYMEHRQVALILRGKEDELLGDMEKIAESAFLMVVLFTSAVTKYKLNSKFNPETQLDISVRILISLSCVEYFRRIRLPEYMDTIRGTVVSVQETDSACVSFVKSIPAYVDLTQGPDFSFLRKMEYVWSSDEVQTARILFYLRVIPTCIGRVPSSVFGKVVAPTMFLYMGHPNGKVARASHSIFSAFISSAKDSDEDERVSLKEQLVFYYIQRSLLEYPEITPFEGMASGVAAVVRHLPAGSPAIFYCIHCLVEKANRCNKDFAQQADMWKNWQGESEPCKKILDLLLRLISLVDIQVLPDLMKLLAQLIAQLPKDGQNMILNELYSQVAESDDVTRKPSLVSWLQSLSYICFHETSGTAASKKLGTEETITSMQTPDSLSYTSLNARL encoded by the exons ATGGCAAAAGCAGGGAGTactctttttcttgaagattgGCTGAGAAGTGTGAGTGGCTATGGCAATAGCTTCAGCTCTAGAAACTACTCAGCCTCATCTGCAAGAGCCATAATTCAAGCTTGGGCTGAGCTTAGAGATTCCCTCCAACACCAATCATTTCAATCCCATCATCTTCAATCTCTAAAGACTCTTGTCAATTCACAGACTTCTCTTCATGTTGCTGAGCCCCAAGCAAAGCTTCTGCTTTCAATTCTGTCATCTCCAAACCTTTGTCTTCCTCATGAATCCTATACTCTCTTTCTCAGGCTCCTCTATATATGGGTGAGGAAATCTGCCAGACCCTCTTCGGTTCTCGTTGATTCAGCTGTGGAGGTTCTTTCCAACCTATTTTCTTCAACTCAATATGAGTCGAAGAAGAGTCCAGGACTCTTTTCTGAAGGTGTTCTCCTTTTGGGGTCCTTTTCTTTTGCGCCTTCAGCGTCTGAAAACTCGAAAACCGTCTGCTTAGAGCTGCTCTGTAGGCTGTTGGGAGAGGAGTATCAGGTGCTTGGATCATTTAGTGGACTAATTCCAGAAGTGCTTGCTGGAATTGGGTATGCTTTATCTTCTTCCAAGAGTGTTCATTTTGTTACAATTTTGGATTTTGTGTTGAGTATTTGGGGTAAGGAAAGTGGCCCTCAGGGAACCGTTTCTCATGGGCTGATGGTTCTGCATTTGATGGAATGGGTATTGTCTGGTTTGAGCAATTTTCGTTCTGTAGAGAAAATTAATACTCTTTGTAGGGAGGCTTTAGAGACCTCAAAACCAAACTATGTTCCATTCGCGGTTGTCATGACTGCAGCTGGAGTACTGAGGGCTTTGAATAGATCTGTAGTGAGAGGTCTTGCGCTGGATACTATTTCCAAACTGAGGATGTCTGCAGAAGATCGGATAGAGTCTGTAGCAAGAGAGTTAATTTCAATAATGAGAGGATTTACGAGTTTAAGTTATGATCACACAGATAGTCTTTTGCTGCAGTGTGTTGCAGTTGCATTGGCTCGAAGTGGTGTTGTCTCTTCTCGTGAGCCTTTGTTTATCTGCCTTGCTTCTGCATTGTTGACTCAAATATTTCCCTTGAGACGTTTGTACATGAAGGTATGGGAATCGATGCATAGCAGTTCAGCCGTACTGAGGATCAATGAGGTCAAAGAGCACCTTGAAAGCATGACTTTTAAGGAAGCAGGGGCCATAACTGGTGTTTTCTGCAATCTGTATGTTTCAGTAGATGAAAAAAGCCAATACATAGTGGAGAATCTTATATGGGATTACTGTCAACGTATATACATGGAGCACCGACAGGTCGCTTTGATTCTTCGTGGTAAAGAGGATGAATTACTTGGAGATATGGAGAAAATTGCTGAGTCTGCTTTTCTTATGGTTGTACTTTTTACATCGGCAGTCACAAAGTACAAGCTAAATTCAAAATTTAACCCCGAAACTCAATTGGATATATCAGTTCGAATACTTATTTCATTGTCTTGTGTTGAGTATTTCCGGCGCATTCGTTTACCAGAATACATGGATACTATTCGAGGTACCGTTGTGAGTGTTCAGGAAACTGATTCTGCTTGTGTGTCTTTCGTAAAATCCATTCCAGCTTATGTTGACTTGACACAGGGTCCAG ATTTTTCTTTCCTACGGAAAATGGAATATGTGTGGTCCAGTGATGAGGTTCAAACTGCTCGCATTTTGTTCTACTTAAGAGTCATTCCAACTTGCATTGGACGAGTGCCTAGCTCTGTATTTGGAAAAGTGGTTGCTCCAACTATGTTCTT ATATATGGGACATCCTAATGGAAAAGTAGCTAGAGCGTCACATTCTATTTTTTCAGCATTCATATCTTCTGCCAAGGATTCTGATGAAGATGAAAGGGTGTCATTAAAGGAGCAGCTTGTTTTCTACTATATACAGAGATCACTACTG GAATATCCTGAGATCACTCCTTTTGAGGGAATGGCTTCTGGAGTTGCAGCTGTGGTTCGACATCTTCCTGCTGGAAGCCCAGCTATATTTTATTGTATCCATTGTCTGGTTGAAAAAGCTAATAGGTGCAATAAAGACTTTGCTCAGCAGGCTGATATGTGGAAGAACTGGCAAGGAGAATCGGAGCCTTGCAAGAAAATCCTAGATTTGCTTTTACGACTGATTTCTCTTGTTGACATACAG GTACTGCCAGACTTGATGAAGTTGTTGGCACAGCTGATCGCCCAACTACCCAAAGATGGCCAGAATATGATTCTAAATGAGTTATATTCACAGGTGGCAGAATCTGATGATGTAACACGCAAACCCAGTTTAGTTTCTTGGCTGCAGTCATTGTCTTACATTTGTTTTCATGAAACGAGTGGAACTGCAGCCTCTAAAAAGTTGGGAACTGAAGAAACCATCACCTCTATGCAGACTCCAGATTCATTAAGTTATACTAGCCTAAATGCTCGACTATGA